The segment CTGGTGAATCTACGACTCTTTATGCAAGTGATGATGCACTTTATAATGGTAGATGAGCAAAATTCTAGAATCACATAAGGAATAAAATACAAGGGAGAAGTCACATCATCAAGGTAAGTAGAATACCTCCATGAGATGTTCAAAGGGAAACACCAGCAACCACAATATTAAGCTTCTTTTTGTGCCTTGCTAAGAAATAGCATATAATCTGTGTGAAGATTGTCTGAAGTAAAATACAAGAGAACTTACTTGGTCAATCAGATCCATATTTGTCATTGCCCACCCTTTTCTCCTATATGCTTCACGAACTTCTTCGCATGTGTTGCAACAATCATCAACTGACTGCAGGAGAGAGATTGATTAATAATCTacagaaaaacagaaataaGAGCCAATCTTCGAAATGTAGATTGGTCCATGGGATTGGGAAGGGCAGGCTCATTTAGTTGCAGCTTCATGTTGCAGCATGCTTTGAAGCACGTGCTTTGGTTGCATAATAAACTTTTAAGAACAAAAAGCAACCTGCAACCCTTGGCTGTAGGAATTCCTATTGCCCACAATATGTGGCAACCTCTCAGGCCACCACATGTACATACCATtaattacttcataaattttgGGTCAGTAAAAATCTCCTATCTTGCCACTATGTACCTTTAGGCTCCTCGTTAATGGCTGTTAAAAATGgaaccttatcattttttatatacagCAAGGATTTTGATTCCCTAActatttgtgaaaaaataaatgctaCATGCTACCCAACACATAGTTCTCTATGAGATCGCCTCATGTTGGGAGATATGATTTGCTACAGCCAAGGTTGTAGGAAGCTTTTGTTCAGATTCTTCCTGTAACATTAAGATGCCATGAGTCATTTAAATCCATACAGAAACATGAATgccccctttttttattattatgagaaGCTTTATCTCATATAATTTCTATAATGGGGCAAAAAACACTAACAATTAGCATATGTGaacgagaaaaataaaattagtggtccatattttctttgttcttcttctCTAAACAATGTACCAAAACCAACATTAGCACATAGCTCAGCTAGaccaaaaaaactaatgagACACGTAAAGTATGGCCCAATTCCAAATAATAAACCAAAAGAAGCCTAACTCAGCtaaccaacaaattaaaatgcaaaCCCAACCTGACCCAATGATTAACAGGGCAAACCCAAGCAGAGCTAGCAGTCAAGCTAGCCCTGCCTAAACCCTTCTTCTACTCCCTTTTATTCCATCAGCCACACCTTTTGCTAAGCATACCACCCAAGCTACAGTGGTCAGCTCCTCCTCCTTTATCATTTCTTCTACTTGATTTCCCTGTCTTTCATTTCACAATTACAATCACTAGCAAAGGATGACAATGGCTAACAGAATTTGATCCTTCTGAGAAGTACACGCTCAACGTTACATTATAGAGATTGGATTGATGATTTTGGTGGTCAAGATTGCGATGTTTGAAAAACACCCTGCTATGAAACTCCTATGGACCAGAAAAATTGATGACAGCAGATCCTCTGGCTCTAGTTTAGGTCAGAAATGCAATGttcataacaaagaaaaccttaGCCTTTTTCAGTTTCCTCGTCATTATACTTTATCTTATTCATTACTTTCCTAACAACACCTgtaactttttcaaaaaaaaaaaaacatataattatgaTCTCTTTCAGTCTAGATAACTGATTTCCTATatagtcaaaaaaaaaaaaaagctagaaaCTCTTTTGTTTCATATTCGCACATTTGTACAAATACCTAGGCTATAATTTTAAGAGTTTCCATATGAAATGACAAAATAAGGAGTACCAGACATCAATATACCATTTCGCCTCCAAAACACGAACCACAATATTCCTCATTATGTCCAAGCCTGCCACCATGGCTCTGTAAAGGCCTGTCAATCTGCATGAAAAGAAGGCCAGAGGCAGACAGCCAACGTAAAggcaaagagggaaaaaaaggaagaagaaggaatacGTTACAAGAAAACAGAGCAatggatgaaaaaattgaaaacctgaaaaaataatacaacgcatttgaaagggaaagggaaatgTGGAATGACACAAGTCCTAAATCAAAATTCATCCCTGTATATGTAAATCAACTTTATGACTTTGATAGAATGTATTATCATGTAATTGCAAGTCAAAATTAAGCAATTCACAGAAAtcccttaatttattttagcatAAATTGTGTTATATTCTTTTGGTTACTGACCTTCGGAGCACCAATCCCTTCCTGACGGACTTCAATTACATCGCCATGAGCATTGATCCTTTTCTTAGATATATCATGCCTCTGCAATTGCAATCAGGACCAAATTAATAGGAAAATAACcaaatttcattttactttatttatttgggGTACATACAATATCAAGATGCTGCTCTCCACTGATATCTATGGCATCCACACTGAGCAACGAACATCGAATGGCAGGAAAAGTGACATCAAACtgcatataaatatatatattcatcaaaacgaaaaacctttttttcgaaataaataaaaaaggaaatcaaatacataaaaaaaaaaaaaaaaaattggacatTGATGCGTAGGCTTTGCCCTCTTGAAGTATCCACTAAAAGCTTTGTCTCCGTAACCTTATGAAGATACAaacctttcaaaataaaaacaaataaagggaTCATCAAAACGATTAAGACCAAAATATTTGAAAGGAAGTGGATAGGCTACGTACTGAGTTcagagaagaagaggaaaagaatGAGAACGGAAGAGATGAGAGTGATAAGGCCTCCGGAGAGAGTACGGCTGTAGAAATCCTCGTTTATTTTTGGATACGCGTCTAAA is part of the Populus nigra chromosome 8, ddPopNigr1.1, whole genome shotgun sequence genome and harbors:
- the LOC133702128 gene encoding uncharacterized protein LOC133702128 isoform X2 encodes the protein MDRIYEKVRNLDAYPKINEDFYSRTLSGGLITLISSVLILFLFFSELSLYLHKVTETKLLVDTSRGQSLRINFDVTFPAIRCSLLSVDAIDISGEQHLDIRHDISKKRINAHGDVIEVRQEGIGAPKIDRPLQSHGGRLGHNEEYCGSCFGGEMSVDDCCNTCEEVREAYRRKGWAMTNMDLIDQISHRISRLAFGDYFPGVVNPLAGIQLMHDTPNGVQQFFIKVVPTIYTDIRGRTVHSNQYSVTEHFKKSELTPHDSLPGVYFFYDFSPIKVIFKEEHISFLHFMTSVCAIIGGIFTIAGIIDSFIYYGQRAITKKVGIGKFS